A genome region from Gossypium hirsutum isolate 1008001.06 chromosome A04, Gossypium_hirsutum_v2.1, whole genome shotgun sequence includes the following:
- the LOC107945159 gene encoding tubulin alpha-2 chain-like: protein MRECISIHIGQAGIQVGNACWELYCLEHGIQPDGQMPSDKTVGGGDDAFNTFFSETGAGKHVPRAVFVDLEPTVIDEVRTGAYRQLFHPEQLISGKEDAANNFARGHYTIGKEIVDLCLDRIRKLADNCTGLQGFLVFNAVGGGTGSGLGSLLLERLSVDYGKKSKLGFTVYPSPQVSTSVVEPYNSVLSTHSLLEHTDVAVLLDNEAIYDICRRSLDIERPTYTNLNRLVSQVISSLTASLRFDGALNVDVTEFQTNLVPYPRIHFMLSSYAPVISAEKAYHEQLSVAEITNSAFEPSSMMAKCDPRHGKYMACCLMYRGDVVPKDVNAAVATIKTKRTIQFVDWCPTGFKCGINYQPPTVVPGGDLAKVQRAVCMISNSTSVAEVFSRIDHKFDLMYAKRAFVHWYVGEGMEEGEFSEAREDLAALEKDYEEVGAESAEGDEGEDDEY from the exons ATGAGAGAGTGCATTTCGATCCACATCGGTCAGGCCGGTATCCAGGTCGGAAACGCTTGCTGGGAGCTTTACTGTCTCGAGCATGGAATCCAG CCTGATGGTCAGATGCCAAGTGACAAAACTGTCGGAGGAGGTGATGATGCTTTTAACACCTTTTTCAGTGAAACTGGTGCTGGGAAGCACGTCCCTCGTGCCGTCTTCGTGGATCTTGAACCCACTGTTATTGATGAAGTGAGAACTGGTGCTTACCGCCAGCTCTTCCACCCAGAACAACTCATCAGCGGCAAGGAAGACGCAGCTAACAACTTTGCCCGTGGTCACTACACCATTGGCAAGGAGATTGTCGACCTCTGTTTGGACCGCATCAGGAAACTTGCTGATAACTGCACTGGTCTTCAAGGATTCCTTGTTTTCAACGCTGTTGGTGGAGGTACCGGATCAGGTCTTGGTTCTCTCCTTTTGGAGCGTTTGTCTGTCGATTATGGCAAGAAATCCAAGTTGGGTTTCACTGTCTACCCATCTCCTCAGGTCTCCACTTCTGTTGTTGAGCCTTACAACAGTGTTCTCTCAACTCACTCCCTTTTGGAGCACACTGATGTGGCTGTTCTCCTTGACAATGAAGCTATCTACGACATTTGCAGGCGTTCTCTTGACATTGAGCGGCCCACCTACACCAATCTTAACCGTCTTGTCTCCCAGGTCATTTCCTCCTTGACTGCCTCACTGAGGTTTGATGGTGCCTTGAATGTCGATGTGACTGAATTCCAAACCAACTTGGTTCCCTACCCAAGAATCCACTTCATGCTTTCCTCGTATGCCCCAGTCATCTCTGCTGAGAAGGCTTACCACGAGCAGCTCTCAGTTGCTGAAATCACCAATAGTGCCTTTGAGCCCTCATCTATGATGGCTAAGTGCGATCCACGCCATGGAAAGTACATGGCTTGCTGTTTGATGTACCGTGGTGATGTTGTTCCCAAGGACGTCAATGCTGCAGTCGCCACCATTAAGACCAAGCGCACCATTCAGTTTGTCGATTGGTGTCCTACTGGATTCAAGTGCGGTATCAACTACCAACCACCCACTGTTGTCCCTGGTGGTGATCTCGCCAAGGTCCAGAGAGCTGTTTGCATGATTTCTAACTCCACCAGTGTTGCTGAAGTCTTCTCTCGCATTGACCATAAGTTTGATCTTATGTACGCCAAACGTGCCTTCGTTCACTGGTATGTTGGTGAGGGTATGGAAGAAGGAGAATTCTCAGAGGCTCGTGAGGATCTTGCTGCATTGGAGAAGGATTATGAAGAAGTTGGTGCTGAGTCAGCTGAGGGTGATGAGGGTGAAGATGATGAGTACTAA
- the LOC107945158 gene encoding pre-mRNA-processing protein 40A has product MDPSQNFPPPMTGQFRPVVPSQQPQQFVSVPPQQFQPVGRGVTVMNAGFPSQTPQPQFPQVMQQLPARPGHILPPPPSASLPAAQPNQHVNPGASVPQPNIQAPNNYFPGVPASHLSSSYTFAPSSYGQVTVSHNAMAQYQPMAQLQAPNVPVGGQVGIHVSQSTSVTSAQQIGEHPSASTATIPPKPTEEALTDWIEHTSANGRRYYYNRKTRQSSWEKPLELMTPIERADASTNWKEYTSPDGRKYYYNKVTNLSTWSLPEELKLAREQVEMASAKGPQSEVSSHFPAPVPPASKAQSGADTSSTIIQGASSSPVPVAPVPSTSKIESVVVSGSDLPVATSSTVTNVDVVQIVEDTVTPSVAVSESSEVSLSVADAATTPMNNISKVSSLDMVSSEGVSTQNADETVKDVVVSEKINNALEEKAIDQESLTYASKQEAKDAFKALLESANVGSDWTWDQAMRVIINDKRYGALRTLGERKQAFNEFLGQKKKQDAEERRIKQKKAREEYKKMLEECLELTSSTRWSKAVTMFEDDERYKAVEREKDRKDFFENYIDELRQKERVKAQEQRKQNVMEYRRFLESCDFIKANSQWRKVQDRLETDERCSRLDKIDRLEIFQEYIRDLEKEEEEQRRIQKEELRKTERKNRDEFRKLVEGHVAAATLTAKTHWRDYCMMVKDSPPFLAVASNTSGPTPKDLFEDVAEELQKQYDDDKVRVKDAVKLRKICLASTWTLEDLKAAILEDISSPPISDVNLKLIFEELLERVKEKEEKEAKKRKRLADDFFDLLHSMKEITSSSAWEDCKHLLESSQEFSSIGDEDICKGIFDEYVKQLKGDAKEKERRRKEDKAKKEKERDERERRKAKHGRDKERGYEREKEEHSREGPSEAHGDLSEVHDENENKRSGKEDSKKHRKRHQSSVDNSNETEKDRTKTHRHSGDRRKSKKHASTPESDNESRHKRHKRDHRNGSRRNLDPEELEDGEFGERESQ; this is encoded by the exons ATGGACCCTTCACAAAATTTCCCCCCACCTATGACTGGTCAG TTCCGACCTGTTGTTCCGTCTCAGCAGCCACAACAATTTGTTTCAGTGCCTCCTCAGCAGTTTCAACCCGTTGGCAGAGGAGTTACTGTGATGAATGCTGGATTTCCTTCTCAGACCCCACAACCCCAATTTCCTCAAGTAATGCAGCAATTACCTGCTAGACCAGGCCATATTCTACCTCCGCCACCCTCAGCTTCATTGCCAGCTGCTCAGCCTAATCAACATGTTAATCCAGGGGCATCGGTGCCTCAACCTAATATTCAAGCTCCAAACAACTATTTTCCTGGGGTCCCAGCATCACACCTCTCTTCATCATATACC TTTGCACCGTCTTCTTATGGCCAGGTAACGGTGTCTCATAATGCCATGGCTCAATATCAACCCATGGCACAATTGCAGGCACCTAATGTTCCTGTTGGAGGCCAGGTGGGTATCCATGTGAGTCAGAGTACTTCTGTCACATCTGCACAGCAAATTGGTGAACATCCTTCTGCTTCCACAGCTACTATTCCG CCGAAGCCCACTGAAGAGGCTTTAACAGACTGGATTGAGCACACTTCTGCAAATGGACGAAG GTATTATTACAATAGGAAGACACGGCAATCTAGTTGGGAGAAGCCATTGGAATTGATGACACCGATTGAG AGGGCGGATGCATCGACTAACTGGAAAGAATATACTAGTCCTGATGGAAGAAA GTATTACTACAACAAGGTTACAAATCTATCAACATGGTCACTCCCTGAAGAGCTGAAG TTGGCTCGTGAACAAGTAGAAATGGCGTCTGCCAAAGGACCACAGTCAGAAGTTTCTTCTCATTTTCCAGCTCCTGTACCTCCTGCAAGTAAAGCACAATCTGGTGCTGATACATCGTCTACAATAATTCAAGGAGCTTCCTCAAGTCCCGTTCCAGTGGCACCAGTTCCTTCTACTAGTAAAATTGAATCTGTGGTGGTTTCTGGGTCAGATTTACCTGTTGCAACTTCTTCAACAGTGACCAATGTAGATGTGGTTCAGATAGTTGAGGATACTGTCACACCATCTGTTGCTGTTTCAGAAAGTTCTGAAGTTTCTCTCTCAGTGGCTGATGCTGCTACGACACCGAT GAATAATATCAGCAAAGTTTCTTCTTTGGATATGGTTAGTTCTGAAGGAGTTTCAACACAAAATGCAGAT GAAACTGTAAAAGATGTGGTAGTGAGTGAGAAAATTAACAATGCATTGGAAGAGAAAGCAATTGATCAAGAATCTTTGACTTATGCCAGCAAGCAA GAGGCTAAAGATGCATTCAAAGCTCTTTTGGAGTCTGCAAATGTTGGTTCTGACTGGACATGGGATCAG GCCATGAGAGTAATAATAAACGACAAAAGATATGGTGCTTTGAGAACACTTGGAGAGAGAAAGCAAGCTTTTAATGAG TTTTTGGGTCAAAAGAAAAAACAGGACGCTGAGGAAAGGCGGATTAAACAGAAAAAAGCCCGggaagaatataaaaaaatgttagaa GAGTGCTTGGAGTTGACGTCATCCACAAGATGGAG CAAAGCAGTTACTATGTTCGAAGATGATGAGAGGTATAAAGCTGTTGAACGGGAGAAGGATAGGAAGGATTTTTTTGAGAATTACATCGATGAACTCAGGCAAAAG GAACGGGTGAAGGCACAGGAGCAGCGTAAGCAGAATGTTATGGAGTACAGACGATTTTTGGAATCTTGTGACTTCATTAAG GCAAATAGCCAGTGGCGAAAAGTTCAGGACCGCTTAGAGACTGACGAAAGATGTTCACGTCTTGACAAAATTGACCGCTTGGAAATATTTCAG GAATATATACGTGACTTAGAGAAGGAAGAAGAGGAGCAGAGGAGGATACAAAAG GAAGAACTGAGGAAGACAGAGCGTAAAAATCGTGATGAGTTCCGCAAGTTGGTGGAAGGACATGTTGCTGCAGCAACACTTACTGCCAAAACCCATTGGCGTGATTATTGCATGATG GTTAAAGATTCGCCTCCCTTTCTAGCAGTTGCATCCAACACCTCAGGTCCAACTCCAAAAGATTTGTTTGAAGATGTAGCCGAGGAGCTTCAGAAACAG TACGATGATGATAAAGTTCGAGTAAAGGATGCAGTGAAGTTGAGAAAG ATTTGTTTGGCATCAACTTGGACTCTAGAAGACTTGAAGGCTGCCATTTTGGAGGATATTAGCTCTCCACCTATATCGGATGTTAACTTGAAG CTGATTTTTGAGGAATTACTTGAAAGGGTCAAGGAGAAGGAGGAGAAAGAAGCTAAGAAGCGTAAACGTCTTGCTGATGACTTCTTTGATTTGTTGCATTCTATGAAG GAGATTACATCATCTTCAGCATGGGAGGATTGCAAACATCTTCTTGAAAGTAGTCAGGAATTCAG TTCCATTGGGGATGAAGACATCTGCAAGGGGATATTTGATGAATACGTAAAACAGTTGAAAGGAGATGCAAAAGAGAAGGAACGAAGACGGAAAGAAGACAAG GCAAAGAAGGAAAAGGAGAGAGATGAGAGGGAGAGGAGGAAGGCGAAGCATGGAAGGGACAAAGAGAGAGGATACGAAAGAGAAAAGGAGGAACACTCGAGGGAGGGACCTTCAGAAGCACATGGTGATTTAAGTGAAGTtcatgatgaaaatgaaaataaacggTCAGGAAAAGAAGACAGCAAGAAACATCGTAAACGACATCAAAGTTCAGTGGACAATTCAAACGAAACTGAAAAAGATCGGACTAAGACCCACAGGCATAGCGGTGATCGCAGAAAATCAAAAAAG CACGCATCGACACCTGAATCCGATAACGAAAGCAGGCATAAGAGACACAAGCGAGACCATCGGAACGGTTCACGTAGAAATCTTGACCCTGAGGAGCTTGAAGACGGAGAATTTGGTGAAAGGGAAAGTCAGTAG
- the LOC121228258 gene encoding cysteine-rich and transmembrane domain-containing protein WIH1 codes for MSYYDHKPPPVGVPPQCYPPPGYPPQQTYPPAGYPPPGYSPQGYPPQGYPAQGYPPPYAPQEQKHFGCLQGCLAALCCCCLLDACF; via the exons atgagttATTACGATCATAAACCACCTCCCGTTGGTGTTCCTCCTCAAT GTTATCCACCACCGGGATATCCACCGCAACAAACTTATCCACCGGCAGGGTATCCACCGCCAGGATATTCTCCTCAAGGATACCCTCCTCAAGGATACCCTGCTCAGGGATACCCTCCTCCTTATGCTCCTCAAGAGCAAAAGCATTTTGGTTGCTTACAGGGGTG TTTGGCAGCTCTTTGTTGTTGCTGCTTATTGGATGCTTGTTTTTGA
- the LOC107945157 gene encoding uncharacterized protein, translating to MEGISLNPGNTSSHPVIDDGDKARSDADRTTEKVRFKEGNGEQDIDMVVVSGSSLMISWKDKLLGVNPGATDKLLGVNPGATDNEKLESPSAVIDDELKFFEGDIQRSIVNGIPAIDFSERIQKILFKEMEVAVVIKLLGRNIGYGVLNNRINSLWNPIKPFHLIDIENRYYLVKFQSIDDYTKVLSQGPWMIYGQYLTVQPWTKDFNSSQPYPSIVLAWIRLPGLPGFLYKRKIIEEIGGTIGKVVRLDFNTDNRTRGRFARMVVYINLNKPLIAQLFVNGRIQRVEYEALPTIYFTCGKYGYTKEICGLMKPISGPEKVQTDGTSTEKGEEGESMTYGPWIVVERKNR from the coding sequence atggAAGGAATCTCTCTGAACCCTGGTAACACTTCTTCGCATCCGGTTATAGATGATGGAGATAAGGCTAGGTCAGATGCCGACCGGACGACTGAGAAAGTTCGTTTCAAGGAAGGAAATGGTGAGCAAGATATTGACATGGTGGTGGTTTCTGGCTCGAGTCTAATGATATCATGGAAGGATAAACTTCTGGGGGTCAATCCTGGAGCGACCGATAAACTTCTGGGGGTCAATCCTGGAGCGACCGATAATGAAAAGTTGGAATCTCCTAGTGCCGTCATTGATGATGAGTTGAAGTTTTTTGAAGGAGACATTCAGAGATCTATTGTTAATGGTATTCCTGCCATTGATTTTTCTGAGAGGATCCAAAAAATCCTCTTCAAAGAGATGGAAGTCGCGGTAGTGATTAAGCTACTTGGGAGAAACATTGGATATGGGGTCCTGAACAACCGAATTAACAGTCTTTGGAATCCCATCAAGCCGTTCCATCTCATAGATATTGAGAATAGATATTATCTGGTTAAATTTCAATCTATTGATGATTATACTAAAGTTTTATCCCAGGGTCCTTGGATGATTTATGGCCAGTACTTGACAGTCCAACCCTGGACAAAGGATTTTAATTCCTCTCAACCTTACCCAAGCATTGTATTGGCATGGATTCGGTTACCAGGCCTTCCTGGTTTTTTATATAAGagaaaaattattgaagaaattggagGCACCATTGGGAAGGTAGTTCGGTTGGATTTTAATACTGATAACAGGACAAGAGGCAGGTTCGCTAGAATGGTAGTCTATATTAATCTGAACAAACCTTTGATTGCTCAACTTTTTGTTAATGGCAGAATTCAAAGGGTTGAATATGAAGCTTTACCGACTATTTACTTCACCTGCGGGAAGTATGGCTATACAAAGGAGATATGTGGCTTGATGAAACCGATTTCTGGCCCGGAGAAGGTTCAAACCGATGGCACGTCAACGGAAAAGGGGGAAGAAGGTGAATCGATGACCTACGGACCATGGATAGTGGTCGAAAGGAAAAATCGGTGA